One genomic window of Pecten maximus chromosome 3, xPecMax1.1, whole genome shotgun sequence includes the following:
- the LOC117324343 gene encoding TNF receptor-associated factor 3-like gives MASSSNALLSMINNPDPSETNPQFVKNTEEFEKCTACKTLLWNAYQLPCGHHVCPNGLERVLENGRCMVADCALECRQNEIFPDSCKRREIANLEVKCGNQGCQKTVRWGNLKNHERSCDYRLVECDLCHELVRMSSIQKHKDEECAQRILSCPNQCGVSAAAINLQKHLAEECPNVLMSCPNECGITPVSREELTHHANKCPLRRTICRFKDVGCPFQGLEHEVTKHAVDGLPYHVELIASRELVVENATKEHISDIKETINKILRQSEEMKKIQDANTKLKKECLMNKKSIQDMKKLLASQGEKVINVERQVEDKISNDRVDCIKRDLAAVKDTSEGARQRIETLEKATGSSDQSRGTGVQVVERVENQVRLLDGRVCEIDLRLQLLETINYNGVLMWKIRDYRRRKVEGINGKTLSLYSQPFYTSQYGYKLCGRVYLNGDGSGKGAYLSFFIVVMKGDFDALLPWPFISPTTLMVLDQNGTGLHVHETFTPNPTSNSFRKPATEMNVACGVPCFVKHTKLETDTYLKDDTIFLRAVVDCSKIKALY, from the exons ATGGCTTCATCATCTAATGCACTTCTGTCCATGATTAACAACCCGGACCCAAGTGAGACGAACCCGCAATTTGTTAAGAATACAGAAGAGTTTGAAAAATGTACGGCATGTAAAACGCTTCTGTGGAATGCGTACCAGTTACCTTGTGGTCACCATGTATGTCCCAATGGTTTAGAACGTGTTCTAGAGAACGGACGATGCATGGTGGCAGACTGTGCATTGGAATGTAGGCAGAATGAG ATTTTCCCAGACAGTTGTAAACGAAGAGAAATCGCAAACTTGGAAGTTAAGTGCGGGAATCAAGGTTGTCAGAAAACAGTGCGATGGGGTAATCTAAAG AACCACGAAAGATCTTGTGATTACCGACTTGTGGAATGCGATCTGTGCCATGAATTAGTGAGGATGTCTTCCATACAGAAACATAAAGATGAGGAGTGTGCGCAGAGGATACTTTCGTGTCCAAATCAATGTGGAGTGTCCGCAGCAGCAATCAACTTGCAA AAACACCTGGCGGAGGAGTGTCCTAATGTCCTGATGAGTTGTCCAAATGAGTGTGGAATAACACCTGTGTCCAGGGAAGAG TTAACACACCATGCCAATAAATGTCCATTGAGACGAACAATATGTCGGTTCAAAGACGTCGGATGTCCCTTTCAG GGTCTAGAGCATGAAGTCACGAAGCACGCGGTGGATGGTTTACCTTACCATGTGGAGCTCATTGCGTCTCGTGAGTTGGTTGTCGAAAATGCCACTAAAGAGCACATCAGCGATATTAAG GAAACCATCAATAAAATACTCAGGCAATcagaagaaatgaaaaaaatacaggaTGCAAATACAAAACTAAAGAAAGAGTGTCTCATGAACAAGAAATCAATACAGGATATGAAG AAACTCCTGGCGTCCCAAGGAGAAAAAGTTATCAACGTGGAAAGGCAGGTAGAGGACAAAATCAGTAATGACAGAGTAGACTGTATCAAACGTGATCTAGCTGCTGTCAAAGATACGTCAGAGGGGGCGAGGCAAAGGATCGAAACTTTAGAGAAAGCAACGGGATCCAGCGACCAGTCCAGAG GCACTGGCGTACAGGTAGTCGAACGTGTTGAGAACCAAGTTAGGCTATTGGATGGCCGAGTTTGCGAGATAGACTTGAGACTGCAATTGCTCGAGACTATTAACTACAACGGTGTCCTGATGTGGAAGATCCGAGATTACAGGCGGCGGAAAGTCGAGGGTATAAATGGTAAAACACTGTCGCTATACAGCCAACCATTTTACACCAGTCAGTACGGGTACAAACTATGCGGGCGGGTGTATCTGAATGGCGACGGATCAGGGAAAGGAGCATacctttctttttttatagttGTTATGAAGGGCGACTTTGACGCCCTTCTTCCGTGGCCTTTCATTTCACCTACCACCCTGATGGTTTTGGATCAAAATGGAAcgggattacatgtacatgaaacgTTCACGCCGAACCCGACTAGTAATAGTTTCCGCAAACCTGCGACCGAAATGAACGTCGCATGCGGCGTCCCTTGTTTTGTAAAGCACACGAAGCTAGAAACCGACACATATTTAAAAGATGACACGATATTCTTACGAGCAGTTGTTGACTGTTCGAAAATCAAAGCTCTTTATTAA